A window of the Tessaracoccus sp. MC1865 genome harbors these coding sequences:
- a CDS encoding CPBP family intramembrane glutamic endopeptidase produces MSQLPPPERQPSPQWGPPQQWAPPLPEQRRDVPFPAPPWTPAPPSMPTTPVGYHQFWRAPGIAPWRPIVVVLILAVAFFGFAVLATLAAVGVEVATGVVDPDDLMGMLEEGRVTPGLVLANSIAIGLLLPFSLLTGHLVKQRPGFLHSVVGRVRWGWFWICVAASLVVLGLNMGIELSLTGTADLELQIRPYTWWLLIGLLLVTPFQAAAEEYLLRGVVFRTVGSWFRPPVVAFIVGTVLNAALFMVMHGAADPWLNVFYFSLGALLSWLTWRTGGLEAAAAVHIVNNMIGFSIVPFQDVSGLFDRSVGAGGPVILWQLTASVILVVLLDVLARRRRLATLGRG; encoded by the coding sequence GTGAGCCAGCTTCCCCCGCCCGAACGACAGCCCTCCCCCCAGTGGGGGCCACCCCAGCAATGGGCGCCGCCGCTGCCTGAGCAGCGACGCGACGTGCCGTTCCCTGCGCCGCCCTGGACCCCGGCCCCCCCGTCGATGCCGACGACGCCGGTCGGGTACCACCAGTTCTGGCGCGCGCCGGGGATAGCCCCGTGGCGCCCCATCGTCGTGGTGCTCATCCTGGCGGTGGCGTTCTTCGGCTTCGCGGTGCTCGCCACGCTGGCCGCCGTGGGCGTCGAGGTGGCCACGGGGGTGGTGGACCCCGACGACCTCATGGGCATGCTCGAGGAGGGCCGTGTCACGCCGGGTCTGGTGCTGGCCAACAGCATCGCCATCGGTCTGTTGCTTCCGTTCTCGCTGCTGACCGGCCACCTCGTGAAGCAACGCCCCGGCTTCCTGCACTCGGTGGTCGGACGGGTGCGCTGGGGTTGGTTCTGGATCTGCGTGGCCGCATCGCTGGTGGTGCTCGGGCTGAACATGGGCATCGAACTCTCGCTGACGGGTACCGCGGACCTGGAGCTGCAGATCCGGCCCTACACCTGGTGGCTGCTGATCGGGCTGCTGCTGGTGACGCCGTTCCAGGCAGCGGCAGAGGAGTACCTGCTGCGGGGCGTGGTCTTCCGCACCGTGGGCTCCTGGTTCCGGCCCCCCGTCGTGGCCTTCATTGTCGGTACCGTCCTGAACGCGGCGCTGTTCATGGTGATGCACGGCGCGGCAGACCCGTGGCTCAACGTCTTCTACTTCAGCCTGGGTGCCCTGTTGAGCTGGCTGACGTGGCGCACCGGTGGCCTGGAGGCGGCGGCCGCGGTCCACATCGTCAACAACATGATCGGCTTCTCCATCGTGCCCTTCCAGGACGTCAGCGGCCTGTTCGACCGCTCCGTCGGCGCCGGCGGCCCCGTGATCCTGTGGCAGCTGACCGCCTCGGTGATCCTCGTGGTGCTGCTGGACGTGTTGGCGCGGCGACGGCGACTGGCGACGCTCGGCCGGGGCTAG
- a CDS encoding DUF1846 domain-containing protein translates to MAQSIRKPGFDRQKYLDLQSEHIDQRRKRFGGKLYLEFGGKLFDDHHAARVLPGFTPDNKIEMLNTIADEVEIVMVISSHDLIRNKVRADIGITYEADVLRLIDEFRTYGLYVGSVVITQMADDHRQARNFKRKLERLGLKVYRHYPIKGYPNDIPLIVSENGYGRNEYIETTRDVVVVTAPGPGSGKMATCLSQLYHDHKRGIASGYAKYETFPIWNLPLDHPVNMAYEAATADLDDVNMIDPFHLAAYGEQVVNYNRDVESFPVLKLLFEQLTGESPYQSPTDMGVNMAGVCISDDEVCREASKQEVLRRYFKALVAERRDESEPHQSDRIALIMSTLGITRDDRPVVGPALELEKRTKGPAAAIQLPDGTVVTGKTSALLGASSAMLLNALKMLAGLPDEVRLLDPETIEPIQTLKTRHLGSANPRLHTDEVLIALSVGARFDENARRALAELQQLRGCDVHASVILGPVDESIFRNLGVHVTCEPVYQSKKLYKKG, encoded by the coding sequence GTGGCTCAGAGCATTCGTAAACCCGGATTCGACCGTCAGAAGTACCTCGATCTCCAGTCGGAGCACATCGACCAGCGACGCAAGCGCTTCGGCGGGAAGCTCTACCTCGAGTTCGGCGGCAAGCTCTTCGACGACCACCACGCGGCGCGGGTCCTGCCCGGCTTCACCCCGGACAACAAGATCGAGATGCTCAACACCATCGCCGACGAGGTCGAGATCGTCATGGTCATCTCCTCCCACGACCTCATCCGCAACAAGGTGCGCGCCGACATCGGCATCACCTACGAGGCCGACGTGCTGCGGCTCATCGACGAGTTCCGCACCTACGGGCTCTACGTCGGCTCCGTGGTCATCACGCAGATGGCCGACGACCACCGCCAGGCCCGCAACTTCAAGCGCAAGCTGGAGCGGCTGGGTCTCAAGGTGTACCGCCACTACCCGATCAAGGGCTATCCCAACGACATCCCGCTGATCGTGAGCGAGAACGGCTACGGCCGCAACGAGTACATCGAGACCACCCGCGACGTCGTCGTGGTCACCGCCCCGGGCCCGGGCAGCGGCAAGATGGCCACCTGTCTCTCCCAGCTCTACCACGACCACAAGCGCGGTATCGCCTCCGGCTACGCCAAGTACGAGACCTTCCCCATCTGGAACCTGCCGCTGGACCACCCGGTCAACATGGCCTACGAGGCGGCCACGGCAGACCTTGACGACGTCAACATGATCGACCCCTTCCACCTCGCCGCGTACGGCGAGCAGGTCGTCAACTACAACCGCGACGTCGAGTCCTTCCCTGTACTGAAGCTCCTCTTCGAGCAGTTGACGGGGGAGAGCCCCTACCAGTCACCCACGGACATGGGCGTCAACATGGCGGGCGTCTGCATCTCCGACGACGAGGTGTGCCGCGAGGCCTCGAAGCAGGAGGTGCTGCGGCGCTACTTCAAGGCGCTCGTGGCCGAACGCCGCGACGAGTCCGAACCCCACCAGTCGGACCGCATCGCCCTGATCATGTCCACCCTCGGCATCACGCGCGACGACCGCCCCGTCGTCGGGCCGGCGCTCGAACTGGAGAAGCGCACCAAGGGCCCGGCCGCCGCCATCCAGCTTCCCGATGGCACCGTCGTCACGGGCAAGACCTCGGCGCTGCTCGGGGCCAGTTCCGCCATGCTGCTCAATGCGCTGAAGATGCTCGCCGGCCTCCCCGATGAGGTGCGCCTCCTCGACCCGGAGACCATCGAGCCCATCCAGACCCTCAAGACCCGTCACCTGGGCAGCGCCAACCCGCGCCTCCACACCGACGAGGTGCTCATCGCGTTGTCCGTCGGCGCCCGCTTCGACGAGAACGCCCGCCGGGCGCTGGCCGAACTGCAGCAGCTGCGCGGCTGCGACGTGCACGCCTCCGTCATCCTCGGCCCGGTGGACGAGTCCATCTTCCGCAACCTCGGGGTGCATGTCACCTGCGAGCCGGTCTACCAGAGCAAGAAGCTGTACAAGAAGGGCTGA
- a CDS encoding glycosyltransferase has protein sequence MKVAILANDRFPISAPFAGGLESFTWHLAKGLRDRGLEVVLFAGPGSDLTLDCEELPVARFALSDDARGDIAMPPESQVTATIAYAHALRTLAGRPDIDVVHNNSLHYLPIVLSDSIPQPLITTLHTPPHPWLEPALRLTPRARTVAVSHWVSERWAGFTAAQVIHNGIDLSVWLPGPGGDDLVWTGRIAPEKAPHRAVLIARHLGRRLRIAGPIVDVAYFRSALQPLLGDDVSYEGHLGPYALPTLVGSSAACLVTPEWDEPYGLVAAEAMACGTPVLALARGGLPEIVRPPGGECVDPSASPEEAAVALARVIGMDRAEVRRHAEVACGLDAMVDHYVALYEELT, from the coding sequence GTGAAGGTCGCGATCCTCGCCAACGACCGGTTCCCCATCTCGGCCCCGTTCGCAGGCGGCCTGGAATCGTTCACCTGGCACCTGGCGAAGGGGCTTCGGGACCGTGGCCTCGAGGTCGTGCTGTTCGCGGGACCGGGCAGCGACCTGACGCTGGACTGCGAGGAACTCCCCGTCGCCCGGTTCGCCCTCAGCGACGACGCGCGCGGCGACATCGCGATGCCACCGGAGTCGCAGGTCACCGCCACCATCGCCTACGCCCACGCGCTGCGCACGCTCGCGGGTCGCCCCGACATCGACGTCGTGCACAACAACTCGCTGCACTACCTGCCGATCGTGTTGTCCGATTCGATCCCCCAGCCTCTCATCACGACACTGCACACCCCACCGCATCCCTGGCTAGAACCGGCCCTGCGCCTCACGCCACGGGCCAGGACTGTGGCGGTGTCGCACTGGGTGTCCGAGCGATGGGCCGGGTTCACCGCCGCCCAGGTCATCCACAACGGCATCGACCTCTCCGTCTGGCTGCCGGGCCCCGGCGGCGACGATCTCGTATGGACCGGGCGGATCGCCCCGGAGAAGGCTCCCCACCGCGCCGTCCTGATCGCGCGCCACCTGGGGCGTCGGCTGCGGATCGCCGGCCCCATCGTCGACGTGGCGTACTTCCGCTCCGCGCTCCAGCCGCTCCTGGGCGACGACGTCAGCTACGAGGGCCACCTCGGGCCCTACGCGCTGCCCACGCTCGTCGGATCGTCGGCCGCGTGCCTGGTCACCCCCGAATGGGACGAGCCCTACGGGTTGGTGGCAGCCGAGGCCATGGCGTGCGGCACGCCGGTGCTGGCACTGGCCCGCGGCGGGTTGCCGGAGATCGTGCGCCCGCCGGGTGGGGAGTGCGTCGACCCGTCCGCGAGCCCGGAGGAGGCGGCCGTCGCCCTGGCCCGGGTAATCGGAATGGACCGCGCGGAGGTGCGCCGCCATGCAGAGGTGGCCTGCGGCCTCGACGCCATGGTCGACCACTACGTCGCCCTGTACGAGGAGCTCACATGA
- a CDS encoding alpha/beta fold hydrolase gives MAQLNVHEHGDPTAPPLVLVHGLTDDGTCWPDAVARWESDFRILAVDQRGHGRSPRFTDEELGRVPEVLRDDVADVLRGLGRPALVVGHSLGGLVAARVAQAYPELVRALVLEDPAKPAPHWDAAEREFARQQLAFVETVTDDPDGEVTRMLQETPWTDTELKPWAESKARVDREYLRRGLYLGATAWEEMFTGLSVPTLILVPVNGEMAPDPAKIHNDLVRVVEVPGAGHCIRRDRPEAFYELVEAFLHVG, from the coding sequence ATGGCGCAGCTCAACGTCCACGAACACGGCGACCCCACAGCCCCACCGCTCGTCCTCGTCCACGGCCTGACCGACGACGGCACCTGCTGGCCGGATGCCGTCGCCCGCTGGGAATCAGACTTCCGGATCCTCGCCGTCGACCAGCGCGGGCACGGCCGCTCCCCCCGCTTCACCGACGAGGAGTTGGGCCGCGTCCCCGAAGTGCTGCGCGACGACGTGGCAGACGTGCTGCGCGGGCTGGGCCGGCCGGCATTGGTCGTGGGGCATTCGCTCGGCGGGTTGGTCGCCGCCCGCGTCGCGCAGGCGTATCCGGAGCTCGTGCGCGCCCTCGTGCTGGAGGACCCGGCCAAGCCCGCCCCGCACTGGGATGCGGCGGAGCGGGAGTTCGCGCGCCAGCAGCTCGCCTTCGTGGAGACGGTGACGGACGACCCCGACGGCGAGGTCACCCGCATGCTGCAGGAGACGCCGTGGACGGACACCGAGCTGAAGCCGTGGGCGGAATCGAAGGCCCGTGTCGACCGTGAATACCTCCGACGGGGTCTCTACCTGGGCGCCACCGCCTGGGAGGAGATGTTCACCGGGCTGAGCGTGCCGACGCTGATCCTGGTGCCCGTCAACGGCGAGATGGCCCCTGATCCCGCGAAGATCCACAACGACCTGGTGCGGGTGGTGGAGGTACCGGGCGCCGGGCACTGCATCCGCCGCGACCGCCCCGAAGCCTTCTACGAGCTCGTAGAGGCGTTCCTGCACGTGGGCTGA
- a CDS encoding glycosyltransferase: protein MIGWYVHHQGLGHATRGTQIARQLGREVLGFGSMPTPDGWPGAWVQLPRDIADEPADPTAGGVFHWAPLDHAGHRERLALIAERLRGDVSVMVVDVSAEVALLSRLMGVRTVVMGMRGDRRDRPHEAAYDSASLLIAPWPESAPEPTWPLRWRRKTRYVGAISRFDDRVPPPLTRSRRRVLVVWGAGGTGVTDDDLRAAEAATPGWEWKVRSPGRAGSPDVWADLEWADVVVTHAGQNAVAEVAAAGRPAVVVAQPRPFDEQLGTVEALGSLRCCVALPQWPGAREWPGLLDEAAESCGWHRWTTRDGAARAAAAIAALADGVP, encoded by the coding sequence ATGATCGGCTGGTACGTGCACCACCAGGGGTTGGGACACGCCACGCGAGGCACCCAGATCGCACGCCAACTCGGGCGCGAGGTACTGGGCTTCGGATCCATGCCCACCCCCGACGGCTGGCCCGGAGCGTGGGTCCAGCTCCCCCGGGACATCGCGGACGAACCTGCGGACCCGACGGCCGGCGGCGTGTTCCACTGGGCTCCGCTCGACCACGCCGGGCACCGCGAGCGGCTGGCGCTGATCGCCGAGCGGCTCCGCGGCGACGTGTCCGTGATGGTCGTGGACGTCTCGGCGGAGGTGGCGCTCCTGTCCCGTCTCATGGGGGTACGCACCGTGGTCATGGGCATGCGAGGCGACCGCAGGGACCGCCCGCATGAGGCCGCCTACGATTCGGCCTCCCTGCTGATCGCACCCTGGCCCGAGAGCGCGCCGGAACCCACATGGCCCCTCCGGTGGCGCCGGAAGACCCGGTATGTCGGCGCCATCTCCCGCTTCGACGACCGCGTGCCGCCGCCCCTGACCCGCAGCCGACGCCGCGTGCTGGTGGTGTGGGGCGCCGGCGGCACCGGCGTTACCGACGACGACCTCCGCGCCGCAGAGGCGGCCACCCCCGGCTGGGAGTGGAAGGTCCGCAGCCCCGGACGGGCGGGCTCCCCAGACGTCTGGGCGGACCTCGAGTGGGCAGACGTCGTCGTCACGCATGCCGGGCAGAACGCCGTGGCGGAGGTGGCCGCGGCCGGTCGCCCCGCGGTGGTGGTCGCCCAGCCCAGGCCGTTCGACGAGCAGCTGGGCACCGTCGAGGCGTTGGGGAGCCTGCGGTGCTGCGTCGCACTGCCGCAGTGGCCGGGTGCCCGTGAGTGGCCGGGTCTCCTCGACGAGGCCGCAGAGTCCTGCGGTTGGCACCGCTGGACCACCCGCGACGGGGCCGCCCGGGCCGCCGCCGCGATAGCCGCGCTCGCGGACGGGGTCCCGTGA
- a CDS encoding TIGR03960 family B12-binding radical SAM protein, protein MPTLPTHSVFDRLEPLLASVSKPIQYVGGEHNSVVKDWDSVSVRWCLSYPDAYEVGQPNQGVAILYEILNERDWILAERTYSVWPDMEKVLRDNHIPQFTLDAHRPVGMFDLLGVSFSTELGYTNLLNLIDLSGLTLHADQRGEYEPLVVAGGHAAFNPEPIADFIDVAVLGDGEEASLHISDIVREWKAEGREGGRDGLLLRLAMTGAFYVPKFYDVDYLDDGRIQRVAPNRPEVPFQVRKHTLMDLDAWPYPKKPIVPMAETVHERYSVEIFRGCTRGCRFCQAGMITRPVRERSIETIGAMVEGGLKATGLEEIGLLSLSSADHSEIAEVTRQLADRYEGSNVSLSLPSTRVDAFNIDLANELSRNGRRSGLTFAPEGGSERMRKVINKMVSEEDLINTVAAAFSSGWRQVKLYFMCGLPTETDEDVLAIADLARRVIETGRQASGTKDIRCTVSIGGFVPKAHTPFQWAGQASSETINSRLMLLKETIKQDRNYGRAIGLRYHEGEPGVVEGLLSRGDRRIGRVIERVWREGGKFDGWSEHFSYERWVSSASEELAKFGIDLEWYTQRERSYEEVLPWDHLDAGLDRDWLWEDWQDALDGREVEDCRWTPCFDCGVCPQLDTEIQIGPTGKVLLPLTVAKPNLA, encoded by the coding sequence ATGCCCACTCTGCCCACGCACTCGGTGTTCGACCGCCTCGAGCCGCTGCTGGCGAGCGTCAGCAAGCCCATCCAGTACGTGGGCGGTGAACACAACTCCGTCGTGAAGGACTGGGACAGCGTCAGCGTGCGCTGGTGCCTCTCCTACCCGGACGCCTACGAGGTGGGCCAGCCCAACCAGGGCGTGGCCATCCTCTACGAGATCCTCAACGAACGCGACTGGATCCTCGCGGAACGCACCTACTCCGTCTGGCCGGACATGGAGAAGGTGCTGCGCGACAACCACATCCCGCAGTTCACGCTCGACGCCCACCGCCCCGTCGGCATGTTCGACCTGCTGGGCGTCTCGTTCTCCACGGAGCTGGGTTACACGAACCTGCTCAACCTCATCGACCTGTCCGGCCTCACGCTGCACGCCGACCAGCGCGGTGAGTACGAGCCGCTCGTCGTGGCCGGCGGGCACGCGGCATTCAACCCGGAACCGATCGCGGACTTCATCGACGTCGCGGTGCTCGGCGACGGCGAGGAGGCCTCGCTGCACATCTCCGACATCGTGCGGGAGTGGAAGGCCGAGGGCCGCGAAGGCGGCCGCGACGGGCTGCTGCTGCGCCTGGCCATGACCGGCGCGTTCTACGTGCCCAAGTTCTACGACGTCGACTACCTCGACGACGGGCGCATCCAACGCGTCGCCCCGAACCGGCCCGAGGTGCCGTTCCAGGTGCGCAAGCACACGCTCATGGATCTCGACGCGTGGCCCTATCCCAAGAAGCCCATCGTCCCCATGGCGGAGACAGTTCACGAGCGCTACTCCGTGGAGATCTTCCGCGGCTGCACCAGGGGCTGCCGCTTCTGCCAGGCCGGCATGATCACGCGCCCCGTCCGCGAACGCAGCATCGAGACCATCGGCGCCATGGTGGAGGGCGGCCTCAAGGCCACCGGTCTGGAGGAGATCGGGCTGCTGTCGCTGTCGTCGGCGGACCACTCGGAGATCGCTGAAGTCACCCGCCAGTTGGCGGACCGGTACGAGGGCAGCAACGTCTCGCTCTCGCTCCCGTCCACCCGCGTGGACGCGTTCAACATCGACCTCGCCAACGAACTCTCGCGCAACGGTCGGCGCTCCGGCCTCACGTTCGCGCCCGAGGGCGGCTCGGAGCGCATGCGCAAGGTCATCAACAAGATGGTCAGCGAGGAGGACCTGATCAACACGGTCGCCGCCGCCTTCTCTTCCGGCTGGCGCCAGGTCAAGCTCTATTTCATGTGCGGGCTGCCCACGGAGACCGACGAGGACGTGCTGGCCATCGCAGACCTCGCGCGCCGCGTCATCGAGACCGGCCGCCAGGCGTCCGGTACCAAGGACATCCGCTGCACCGTCTCGATCGGCGGCTTCGTTCCGAAGGCACACACGCCCTTCCAGTGGGCCGGTCAGGCGAGCTCCGAGACCATCAACAGCCGGCTGATGCTCCTGAAGGAGACCATCAAGCAGGACCGCAACTACGGCCGCGCGATCGGTCTTCGCTACCACGAGGGCGAGCCGGGTGTGGTCGAGGGGCTGCTGTCGCGCGGCGACCGCCGCATCGGACGCGTCATCGAGCGCGTCTGGCGCGAGGGCGGCAAGTTCGACGGCTGGAGCGAGCATTTCTCCTACGAGCGCTGGGTCTCCTCGGCCAGCGAGGAGCTGGCGAAGTTCGGCATCGACCTGGAGTGGTACACCCAGCGGGAACGAAGCTACGAAGAGGTTCTCCCGTGGGACCACCTGGACGCCGGCTTGGACCGTGACTGGCTCTGGGAGGACTGGCAGGACGCGCTGGACGGCCGCGAGGTCGAGGACTGCCGCTGGACCCCGTGCTTCGACTGCGGCGTGTGCCCGCAGCTGGACACCGAGATCCAGATCGGCCCCACCGGCAAGGTGCTGCTGCCGCTCACCGTCGCCAAGCCCAACCTGGCCTGA
- a CDS encoding glycosyltransferase family 2 protein, with amino-acid sequence MELAIVTIAHGRHDHLGRQLRWIEALDPRPLVHVVVAMGDPAIAGLIGGRERTVLVELPADGELPLAGARNRGVAAAGEAGATMVALLDVDCLPEPGFVADYTSRLRDAATQPGPSVVTGRVRYLPEGLRGDDYTPERLAEVGRDHPARTVPETDDLLAADVNLLWSLNIATSITDWHRIGGFDERYVGYGGEDTDFGRRLAVAGGHLWWIRGAGAFHQWHPSSSPPVEHAAAIARNANLFHSIWGEYPMPGWLEAMEQSGHLLRTEEGWAPGTP; translated from the coding sequence ATGGAGCTCGCCATCGTCACCATCGCGCACGGACGCCACGACCACCTCGGCCGTCAGCTGCGCTGGATCGAGGCGCTCGATCCCCGGCCCCTCGTCCACGTCGTGGTGGCGATGGGCGACCCCGCCATCGCAGGCCTGATCGGCGGCAGGGAGCGGACGGTGCTCGTCGAGCTGCCGGCCGACGGCGAACTACCCCTGGCCGGTGCCCGCAACCGCGGGGTGGCCGCAGCCGGGGAGGCGGGGGCGACGATGGTGGCGCTGCTGGATGTGGACTGCCTTCCGGAACCGGGATTCGTGGCCGACTACACCTCCCGTCTGCGTGACGCCGCCACGCAGCCCGGCCCCTCAGTGGTGACCGGACGGGTGAGGTATCTCCCGGAGGGACTCAGGGGGGACGACTACACCCCGGAACGGCTCGCGGAGGTCGGGCGCGACCATCCCGCCCGGACGGTGCCGGAGACCGACGACCTGCTGGCGGCCGATGTGAACCTGTTGTGGTCGCTCAACATCGCCACCAGCATCACCGACTGGCACCGCATCGGCGGTTTCGACGAACGCTACGTGGGCTACGGCGGCGAGGACACCGACTTCGGCCGCCGGCTGGCCGTGGCCGGAGGCCACCTGTGGTGGATCCGCGGGGCCGGGGCGTTCCACCAGTGGCACCCGTCGAGCAGCCCACCCGTCGAGCACGCGGCTGCGATCGCCCGCAACGCGAACCTGTTCCATTCCATCTGGGGCGAGTACCCCATGCCGGGCTGGCTGGAGGCGATGGAGCAGTCCGGCCACCTACTCCGGACCGAGGAGGGCTGGGCGCCGGGCACGCCCTGA